The segment TGCCATCTTAGGTATGGAGGAGCTTTCAGAGGACGACAAGCTCACAGTGTCGAGGGCAAGAAAAATACAGAGGTTTCTTAGCCAGCCCTTCCATGTGGCTGAGGCATTTACAGGCACCCCGGGCAAGTATGTAAAACTTGCCGATACCATGAAGGGCTTTAAGGCAATATGCGATGGCCAGTATGACACTATGCCTGAGCAGGCGTTCTATATGGTTGGCACAATAGAAGAGGCAGAGGAAAAGGCAGTAAAATTGGGCTGGAGTAAAGGTTAATCGGGTCACATGGAAAACAAGATAAGGCTTGAGATAGTCACACCCCATGGTCTCGTCTTTAGCGAGGATGTGGATGAGGTTACTGCGGCAGGCTCTGAAGGTGAATTCGGCGTTCTGCCAGGACATTCGCCATTTATAACGACCCTTAAGGTAGGTATGCTTACATGTAGGGGTGGCAGTGAGGTTACACATTTCTTTGTCAACTGGGGCTATACCGAGGTAGGACACGATAAGGTTCTTGTCCTTGCAGACAGCTCTGAGAGGTCTATTGACATAGATGTCCAAAGGGCACAGTTAGCTCTGAAGCGGGCAGAGGAGAGATTGAAAAAGGACGAGGAGATAGATTTTATCAGGGCACAGTCTGCGCTTGAGCGTGCACTGATGAGGATTCAGGTCTCAGGCAAAAAAGGGCAAGGCACATATAGGGAATAGGGAGTCCCCCGTTATGAGCCTTGAAGAACTGATCGAAGAACTCAAATCCCCAAGCGACATTAAGAGAAAAAATGCCGCAACTGCATTGGGTAAGCTCAAAGACCTAAAGGCACTTCCTGCGCTTATCATAG is part of the Nitrospirota bacterium genome and harbors:
- a CDS encoding F0F1 ATP synthase subunit epsilon, producing MENKIRLEIVTPHGLVFSEDVDEVTAAGSEGEFGVLPGHSPFITTLKVGMLTCRGGSEVTHFFVNWGYTEVGHDKVLVLADSSERSIDIDVQRAQLALKRAEERLKKDEEIDFIRAQSALERALMRIQVSGKKGQGTYRE